In the genome of bacterium, the window ATCATTATGCTTTTGGTCCAGATGGTTTATTTCAAATACAGGATTAACACGCTGAAGAAATCGCAGGCAAGTACAAATTTATACACACCAAAATTAGACTTCCAGACAGGACACTGGTTCTGGAAATATGAGGAATCTCAATCTGCCCTCTACTTGGATTTAAGTCTTATGAGATTCATGGGTTCACTCACAGGCATTTTTCTCACATTATTTTTTCTCAGCAGGCTTTACAGCAACGGCTCTTTTGACAGACATATATGGTGGTTTTGGGGGAATACAGCAGGAGTTCCTGCAGGAGTGAGCGTGTTTACCGGCTTTCTTCTGTCAGGATTCGTGATGGCTATAGCACCGAAAAAAATTAATCTCATTTTATTTTTCAGTAAAATTCTGACAAAAAATGCTGATTTCTTTATAAGTCCAGGAGACCGGATTAACTTGGATCAGACGAATAACCTATTCATGATGGCACTGCAATTTTGCGCAGAGGCAAAAAAAGAGATTCAGAATTCAGATATGGCTTCAATGATAGAGCTTGAGCAGATTTCACAGGCTCTGGTTTCAGAGAATCTTGCTTTTATTCTGAAGAACAGGAAATGGCAGGATTTCAAGGCAATAATGGAAGGGATTATCGCTGATATCCTGAGATTAAAACAATCTGGAAATTCTGGAGCAGGTAATCAGTCAAACAGCTGGGGAAACACAGAAACAGACGAGGAAAAAGCGTGCAGGATTCTTGGCGTGTCTTTAAACGCTACTCCTGACGAAATCAGAGAAGCATACAAAAAATTGGCAATGTTCTGGCATCCTGACAAAGGCGGGGATGACAAGATGATGAAAGAGATTAACTGGGCTTATGACATTCTGAAAAGGGAAAAACAGTTTGTATAAAAAAGGAGGGATACAATGACTGTAAAAATTATCGCAAGGGATCCATTCGACAGTGAAATCGAAAGATTCAGCCAAAAATCATATGTTAAGCGACTTCTTAATAGTTCAGGTATGCCTTTAAGACTGAATAATGGTTTTGGAAAAAGAGTGCTTATACTTATTGATGGCTCAACGAGCATGGGCGATAAAAACAAGATGAATCAGGCAAAAGAAGGTGCAGTCGGCTTTGCCATAGAAGCACTAAACAAAGGATATTCAGTAGGCGTGATTTCATTTGCTTCTGAAGCTGAACTATTACTTGAACCACAACACGAAATCTCGTGCATAAAAGCTGCTGTAGAAGAAATATATTCCAGTGGCTACACAAATATGCAGGATGCTATTTATCTTGTGATAGAACAGCTTTCAGGCCTAGAAGGAGAAAGAATAATCTGTATTGTTACAGACGGACAGCCTAATGATGAGAAAGAAACACTCAAAGCAGCAGAAAAAGCCAAAAGCATGGGAATTGAAATTATGGCAATAGGAACAGATGATGCAGATCAGAAATTCCTTGCCAAGATAGTAACGAGAAAAGAGTTGTCTGTTAAGGTTGAAGTTGAGTATTTTAAGCAGGGCATAACCAGAATGGCAAAACTGTTGCCGGATAAAACAATCCTGGCTTTAAAACAAGGAATGGGAAATCAAAATTATCTGGAAACTGGAAATAGAAAGAGAGGTGAAATATGAACGGAAACAAGGACCAGGGAAAACATCAAAAGATTATTAATTCCGCTTCAATGAGAATAGAATCAAGCAGAACACAGGAAATAATTTCTGGCAGTGTTGATGATGTGCTAACAGATGTGGAAAAAAATTCAACACTTCAGACAGATGGAAGCATAAAAGACGAAACAATAATCCACAATTCGATATGTAGTTGTGGATGTATGGGGAAAAAAGAAAATATTGGGGCAAGATGTGATATTTGCGGGAAAACCCCTTGTATCAATCACAGTTTCAGATGTGCACGTTGTGGAAAATCACTTTGTATCAGATGTGCAAAAACAAAGAGGAATAATAAATTTTGCTTCTGGTGCTGGCTACTTCTAACAATAGTAATAAGACACAGGATAAAGGCATATGAAATCCGAAAAGATTGATATTATTGAATTAACACAAATAGTTTCCAAACTCGGTTTGGATGGAAACCCGAGAGTTATGTCTTTGCTTTCTTCTCTCGCACACAATCCGAGCAAGGAAAGGCTAGAGCAACTTATGAGAATATTAGGGCCTTATCTCAATGATACTGCCCTAAATCCAGATCCTTTTATGCCATGCCCCCGGAATAATGAAGTTGATGGCGAAATAAAACTCGGCTTGTGCCCTACAATGGCAATATTTGGGCTTAATGTTTACGAGCTTATGCAGGGCACTTTAATAGCTGGCAGGCCTGGAGCAGGAAAAACAACCACTACTTACAACATAATCCACAGGGCCAATAAATTGGGAATCCACTGCCTTATTCTCGACATAAAAAAGGATTACAGGCATTTAATAAGAAAGATTCCTAATACTCTGGTTTTCCGCGCTGACAGCGAAAACTTCAAATGGAATCCTTTGGAAGCACCAGAAGGAATTGACAACATAAGCCATATAACAAACTTTGCAGACATCACATCAGAAGCTCATGCTATTTATGACGGAACAAATAACTATTTAATTGAGCATTTAAATTGGCTCTATGATAAAAACCCGCAGCCGACTCTTTTTGATCTCTATTACTTGATAAGAAGTAAGAAAGAGGCATTGATTACCAGAACAGCAAGATATCGTGAATCTGCATTAAACAGGTTAGCTTCAATAATGGTAAAAATGGGAAATGTATTTAAGCACAGGAAAGGCTACAGAATCGAAAAACTGCTTAATGATTATAACGTTGTGATAGAGCTTGATAATCTTGGAAACAAAGGCACTATTTATCTATCCTCTCTTATTCTTTCAAGCGTTTTCCAGCACAGGATTGCAAACAATTTAAGAGGAATTAAGCAGAAGCCGGTATTAGTAATTATAGACGAGGGAAATGAGATTTTTGATAAAAATCTTGAAAGACAGTTAGGCGGTTTAACTTTAACTTCAATGGCAAGGGAGGCAAGGGAATTTCAGTTAGGATTAGTTTGCTCATGCCAGATTCCTGATGCAATTTCTGATTCAATAAAGAATGTTTACACGAGAATTTTACTGAGCCTTTCTGAAGGTTATAATCTCAGGCACTTCGGGGAATCAATGGGATTAACAAAAGAACAGATGGGAAGCAATTTCTCGCTTGCACCCGGGCAGGCAATAATAAGACTGGCAGGAAGATATGACAAGCCTTTTCTCGTGCAGTTTATTCCTTATCCCATTGATAAGAACGTGAGCAATGAAGAAATAATGAATCACATGAAGCCTTTGCTTGAAAAAATAAATGCAGAGTATGGTTTTAATCAGGAAGAGGAAAAGACAGTTATTGTAGGGCAGGAATCAAAAGAAGCAGAAGAAAATCCAGAGAAGGAAATTTCTGAGGATGAAAAACTTTTTCTTATGAACATATATATCCATCCCTATAGCTCAATAACACAGCACTATGAAAATCTTGA includes:
- a CDS encoding DUF87 domain-containing protein, coding for MKSEKIDIIELTQIVSKLGLDGNPRVMSLLSSLAHNPSKERLEQLMRILGPYLNDTALNPDPFMPCPRNNEVDGEIKLGLCPTMAIFGLNVYELMQGTLIAGRPGAGKTTTTYNIIHRANKLGIHCLILDIKKDYRHLIRKIPNTLVFRADSENFKWNPLEAPEGIDNISHITNFADITSEAHAIYDGTNNYLIEHLNWLYDKNPQPTLFDLYYLIRSKKEALITRTARYRESALNRLASIMVKMGNVFKHRKGYRIEKLLNDYNVVIELDNLGNKGTIYLSSLILSSVFQHRIANNLRGIKQKPVLVIIDEGNEIFDKNLERQLGGLTLTSMAREAREFQLGLVCSCQIPDAISDSIKNVYTRILLSLSEGYNLRHFGESMGLTKEQMGSNFSLAPGQAIIRLAGRYDKPFLVQFIPYPIDKNVSNEEIMNHMKPLLEKINAEYGFNQEEEKTVIVGQESKEAEENPEKEISEDEKLFLMNIYIHPYSSITQHYENLDLSAGKGNGIMKKLIRKQLCKIEQINLGGRGGLTKFLVMTEAGQEILGVKGKKQTGRGAGFEHGFWQNKISAHFKEQGYKTEIEKNLNSKFLDVGIETEKGIIAIEIAISSEHEK
- a CDS encoding J domain-containing protein, with translation MEGIIADILRLKQSGNSGAGNQSNSWGNTETDEEKACRILGVSLNATPDEIREAYKKLAMFWHPDKGGDDKMMKEINWAYDILKREKQFV
- a CDS encoding VWA domain-containing protein codes for the protein MTVKIIARDPFDSEIERFSQKSYVKRLLNSSGMPLRLNNGFGKRVLILIDGSTSMGDKNKMNQAKEGAVGFAIEALNKGYSVGVISFASEAELLLEPQHEISCIKAAVEEIYSSGYTNMQDAIYLVIEQLSGLEGERIICIVTDGQPNDEKETLKAAEKAKSMGIEIMAIGTDDADQKFLAKIVTRKELSVKVEVEYFKQGITRMAKLLPDKTILALKQGMGNQNYLETGNRKRGEI